The Microbacter margulisiae genomic sequence TTTTACTACTTCCCCGCATATGGTCTTTACTATAGTCCTGACTTGAATCGGTTCTGGTGGTATCAGGGAGGGATGTGGCAATACGCAGAACAACTTCCACCAGGGTATATCATTAATCCTGATGCCTATTATGTTGTTATTAATTCGAGAAGCGCCAACCCAACTCAATATAACAATTATTATCATCAGGCTTATGAACGTGGAGACTATAGGAACAGGCTACAAAGAGTAGGAGAAGCGCCTGCAGGGAGATTGCCATTCTATCAACGTCCATCCGATCAAGGTAGAGAACCTGGATATAACCAGCAAAATCCGAACTATGACAATAACGGGCGAAGAAAAGAAGTGCCTTCGCAAACACCTGGCTCACGTCAGCCAGGACAATATCAGAATCCTCCTCAAAACAATAATAATGAAGGAGTAAGACGAAATGCTCGTGAACAACAGAATAACGTGCAACAAAGAGAAACACGCCAACAATCAAACGAAGGCAGACAAATTCAGGAACAGCAACGGACTACAAACGAAGCTGTCAATAACCGACAATATCAGAAAGAACAGCCACAACGCTATACAAAAAAACAAACACCAAAACGAGCACAACGTCCAGCCCGTCGTACCACCCAGGAAGAAAAACGTCGTTAAAAAGCTCATTGAACCACGGAATTACCCCAAATGACAAAAAAAATATACTTTGCTTCCGACGCACATTTTGGATCATTGTTAGTGAAAGATCCTCATGAACAAGAGAGAAAAATGGTGCGTTGGCTTGATTCCATACGTACCGACGCAGACGAAATTTTTTTAATGGGGGATATCTTCGATTTTTGGTTCGAATACAAGAAAGTCGTTCCAAAAGGTTTTGTCCGGATACTGGGAAAATTAGCCGACTTGACAGATGCTGGCATTAAAATTCATTTTTTTACCGGAAATCATGATATCTGGACTTTTGGATATTTAGAAGAAGAAATAGGTCTCATCGTACACCACAAACCAGAAATCATCGAACGAAACGGGAAACATTTTTTTTTGGCTCATGGTGACCGCTTGGGAGACCATTCGTTAGGGGTGAGAAT encodes the following:
- a CDS encoding UDP-2,3-diacylglucosamine diphosphatase, coding for MTKKIYFASDAHFGSLLVKDPHEQERKMVRWLDSIRTDADEIFLMGDIFDFWFEYKKVVPKGFVRILGKLADLTDAGIKIHFFTGNHDIWTFGYLEEEIGLIVHHKPEIIERNGKHFFLAHGDRLGDHSLGVRIIQSIFHNRLCQFLFRLLPPRLGLNFGLVWSKSNRLKPKRNGYASFLGENKEILVRFAKEVATTEHIDFFVFGHRHIILDLIIKPNCRVCILGDWITHFSYGVFDGTHFSIEYFEPESNLNPL